From Pseudanabaena sp. PCC 6802, one genomic window encodes:
- a CDS encoding DUF6335 family protein: MVKKVDKQPDEWQVISEESLEAMESARSSLWQGLTDRDTGLGRTPHKLQDLADRERSPTAGDIDADRYLSKVVGEEAVGGTTPTPDQNVVEELAASVGIEIPDKYTLHTTAMLEERDCHRWELEVESSEDYDERLD; this comes from the coding sequence ATGGTAAAAAAAGTTGACAAGCAACCTGATGAATGGCAGGTTATCTCTGAAGAAAGTCTAGAAGCGATGGAATCAGCCAGATCTTCTTTGTGGCAAGGCTTGACAGATCGCGATACGGGATTGGGAAGAACGCCGCATAAGTTGCAAGATTTGGCGGATCGCGAGCGATCTCCTACAGCAGGTGATATCGATGCGGATCGCTACCTGTCCAAGGTGGTGGGTGAAGAAGCTGTTGGCGGCACGACACCTACACCCGACCAGAATGTGGTGGAAGAGTTAGCCGCTTCGGTTGGTATTGAAATCCCTGATAAATACACTTTGCATACTACTGCCATGCTGGAAGAGCGCGACTGCCATCGCTGGGAGCTGGAAGTCGAGTCTTCTGAGGATTACGACGAGCGCCTGGATTGA